gtgtagaTACCCTGGCGATGCTGggtccatgtgtagagaccctggtgatgcttaGTCCATATGTAGAGACCCTGGCGATGCTTAGTCCAtatgtagagaccctggtgatgctgagtccatatgtagagaccctggtgatgctgagtccatatgtagagaccctggtgatgctgagtccatgtgtagagaccctggtgatgctgagtccatatgtagagaccctggtgatgctcaGTGCATCTTAAAAGTGGCACTTCTGTCCTAAATATGCCTTTTAACAAAAGTTTGGCTCATTCACCATAGACCCTAgcttgcattttggcaagagttacgcTGTAAGAATATATTCCATGaactatcttttttttaaatgtctgtttttgggatgtaaacatgtttgcatGGCCTCTGCTGTCTCCTCACAGGTATTTCTGGAAAGAGTCAGGTTCTGTTTGCCTTGGTGTTCACCACTCGCTACCTGGACCTGCTCACCTCCTTCATCTCTCTCTACAACACCACCATGAAGGTGAGACACTTGCATGTGGCTACTCATTCTTATATCCTTTCGCAATTAACACAGTCTTAAGGCTTAACCGGTACACCTAGCCAACACACCTGTTTGCTAAAGGATGAAGTTGTCCAGCAAGATGTGAGGGCCTTGTGTGACATTGCTCCTGTTTGTTCCTTTCAGATTATCTACATTGGGTGTGCGTACGCCACTGTGTACCTGATCTGCGCTAAGTTCAAGGCGACTTATGATGGGAACCATGACACGTTCAGAGTGGAGTTCCTGGTTGTCCCCGTTGGTGGCTTGGCTTTCCTGGTCAACCATGACTTCTCTCCCCTGGAGGTCAGACACACTGTGACGCCCCTTTCATACAGCAGACATGCTGTTTTTTCTGAATGTGCCGTTCACCTCCGTTCAtaccacacaaatgttacagGTCAATCTCTGGTTGTCAACTGTAGACAAAGTCAAgtcacacacaaatttacatgaCATCATTACACAATAAACTCCTTCTACACATGTCACTCGGTCTTGCTCGCTAGGTTTGGACTTATAAGACAGCTGGTGCAACCGTTTTCCACCACTACATGACCCAACCTGACCTGATGCTGTTTTATTTAAGAGCTGTGCTTGCTTTAAACAGATAGCCAGGCTTTTatcacaaagaaaagaacaacttATCTGGTAAGCACCAGAATATACAGTGGCTCTACACAGGATTAGGTTGCCCTCATGCCCAAGTAGCTTCTAATAGCCAATCACCCGTTTTCTGTTTGGTTTATGGGGCGTTTTCCCGCCTGCGCTGTTTAGTTCAGTTGAATCGAACCATGTGGCGCTCACCAGCGCGGCGTGGTTTTTCTGGGCAGGTACAGACAAAACTAACCAAATGTTCCTCTTGCAGAACTAGCCTGTGTTTAAGTCTCTGTAGTTGGAGACACCAGCAGAGCTAGGTCTCAGTGAGCAGAGCAGACGTAGAAGAGTCGCTCGCAAAACAATGtggaaaatgatttaaatgaaacGAGCCGGTCGGAGCATAGAAATGTGAGTTTCTAGGTCCCGCCCCCAGACACATCTGACCAATAAACCGAGTGAACATTGTCACATGGTTTTTTATTGACACATTTTGGTATGCTTGGATTTTCGGCCCATGCAAAACGAGAACAAACCAAGTTTATAATCTCATCATCTGAATTGGACCAGAGAAAATGAACTAGAGGTGTGAAAATGCCCTGAGTGTTAAGTGATAATACGTGAAATGCTAAGGCAACATATGCTGGGTGTTTGAAatacaagacacacacagaagaagagacgTAGAAGATAAACCTTAACCTGAAACTTTATCCAGTAAAACTACTAGTTCCCCAGAGAGATTCTTGCCCACGGCCGTATCGTTCCATTggagatgataaaaaaaagtatacaaatgcatttaaaatcagtcaaaataacTCTGTTCTCCATTACTTACACTCGACTTCCTCTTGGTTTGTTCCAGATTCTGTGGACCTTCTCCATCTACTTGGAGTCGGTGGCCATCCTGCCACAGCTTTTTATGATCAGCAAGACTGGTGAGGCGGAGACCATCACCACCCATTACCTGTTCTTCCTGGGACTCTACAGAGCCCTCTACCTCATCAACTGGATATGGAGGTTCTACTTTGAGGGATTCTTCGACAT
This sequence is a window from Etheostoma cragini isolate CJK2018 chromosome 21, CSU_Ecrag_1.0, whole genome shotgun sequence. Protein-coding genes within it:
- the kdelr2b gene encoding ER lumen protein-retaining receptor 2b translates to MNIFRLTGDLSHLAAIIILLLKIWKTRSCAGISGKSQVLFALVFTTRYLDLLTSFISLYNTTMKIIYIGCAYATVYLICAKFKATYDGNHDTFRVEFLVVPVGGLAFLVNHDFSPLEILWTFSIYLESVAILPQLFMISKTGEAETITTHYLFFLGLYRALYLINWIWRFYFEGFFDMIAIVAGVVQTILYCDFFYLYVTKVLKGKKLSLPA